In Gemmatimonadota bacterium, a genomic segment contains:
- the queF gene encoding preQ(1) synthase, producing the protein MDDSLLLKCVKNPEHKRTYTIDFESSEFTALYAVTGQPIFATVSISYVPGEVCVEQMSLKRYLGSFRDEKVFYEGVVNKIVDDFVAACDPLSLDVTGDFAVRGGIETRVSVMYEREDEG; encoded by the coding sequence ATGGACGATTCTTTATTATTAAAGTGCGTTAAAAATCCTGAACACAAGAGGACTTATACGATTGATTTTGAGTCGTCGGAGTTTACGGCGCTGTACGCGGTGACGGGGCAGCCGATTTTTGCGACGGTTTCGATTTCTTATGTGCCGGGAGAGGTGTGTGTGGAGCAGATGTCGTTGAAGCGGTATTTGGGGTCGTTTCGAGATGAGAAGGTGTTTTACGAGGGTGTGGTTAATAAAATTGTGGATGATTTTGTAGCGGCCTGCGATCCTCTATCGTTAGATGTGACGGGTGATTTTGCAGTGCGGGGTGGTATTGAGACGCGGGTGTCTGTGATGTACGAGCGCGAGGATGAGGGATGA
- the cysC gene encoding adenylyl-sulfate kinase, giving the protein MTEVKATNIVWHEGHVARKQREDLLEQKGALIWLTGLPSSGKSTIAFTAEHALIERGHLAYVLDGDNIRHGLNKNLGFSAEDRAENIRRIGEVGKLFADAGIITLSSFVSPYRTDRDGVRELMEDKDFIEVFINTPLDVCEERDPKGLYKKARTGEIPNFTGISDPYEPPENPELVIHTVDTTPQEAALQIIALLETRENI; this is encoded by the coding sequence TTGACCGAAGTAAAAGCCACCAACATCGTCTGGCACGAAGGCCATGTCGCGCGCAAACAGCGCGAAGACCTGCTCGAACAAAAAGGCGCACTCATCTGGCTCACCGGACTGCCCAGCTCGGGCAAAAGCACCATTGCATTCACCGCAGAACACGCCCTGATCGAACGCGGGCACCTGGCCTATGTACTCGACGGCGACAACATCCGCCACGGCCTCAACAAAAACCTCGGATTCTCAGCCGAAGACCGCGCTGAAAACATCCGCCGCATCGGCGAAGTCGGCAAACTCTTTGCCGACGCCGGAATCATCACCCTATCCAGCTTTGTAAGCCCCTATCGCACCGACCGCGACGGCGTGCGCGAACTCATGGAAGACAAAGACTTCATCGAAGTATTCATCAACACCCCGCTCGACGTATGTGAAGAACGCGACCCAAAGGGCCTGTACAAAAAAGCGCGCACAGGTGAAATACCCAACTTCACCGGCATCTCTGACCCCTATGAACCCCCTGAAAACCCCGAACTCGTCATACACACCGTTGACACCACCCCACAAGAGGCCGCATTGCAAATCATAGCCTTACTCGAAACGCGTGAAAACATCTAA
- the queF gene encoding preQ(1) synthase, which produces MSSLLEAFDNPNPERRYTIEFTFPEFTSLCPKTGQPDFATIVIWYVPGPRCVELRSLKHYFWSFRDQGIYMEPVTNQILNDLVDLCDPVEMEVISRFNIRGGVDHEITASYQRADEEGSV; this is translated from the coding sequence ATGAGTTCACTATTAGAGGCGTTTGATAATCCGAATCCAGAGCGGCGTTATACGATTGAGTTTACGTTTCCGGAGTTTACGTCGCTGTGTCCCAAGACGGGGCAGCCGGATTTTGCGACGATTGTGATCTGGTATGTGCCGGGTCCGCGATGCGTGGAGTTGCGGTCGCTGAAGCACTATTTCTGGTCGTTCCGAGATCAGGGGATTTATATGGAGCCTGTGACGAATCAGATTTTGAACGATCTGGTAGATCTGTGCGATCCGGTCGAGATGGAGGTGATCAGCCGTTTCAATATTCGCGGGGGTGTAGATCACGAGATTACAGCGTCGTATCAGCGGGCAGATGAGGAGGGATCTGTTTGA